The Arthrobacter russicus genome has a segment encoding these proteins:
- a CDS encoding CoA-acylating methylmalonate-semialdehyde dehydrogenase, which yields MVRELSHYVGGQHVAGTSGRFSDVFNPCTGEVQARLPLASKAETTAVIDNAAQAQLGWAATNPQRRARILLKFVDLVNENMDELAELLSSEHGKTFPDAKGDIQRGIEVVEFCAAAPHLLKGEFSDSVGAGIDVHSLRQPLGVVAGITPFNFPAMIPLWKAGPALAAGNAFILKPSERDPSVPLRLAELLTEAGLPDGVFNVLNGDKEAVDGLLEDDRVRAIGFVGSTPIAQSIYASAAAHGKRAQCFGGAKNHMVIMPDADLDMVVDALIGSAFGSAGERCMAISVAVPVGQETADALVAKLQERIKELKVGPSMDPASDFGPVVAQSAKDRIEDYIQVGVDEGATLLADGRGWTVDGYPGGFWVGPTLFDNVTTSMRIYREEIFGPVLSVIRAKDYEAALRLPSEHEFGNGVAIFTRDGDAARDFASRVQVGMVGINVPIPVPIAYYTFGGWKASGFGDLNQHGADAFRFYTKTKTVTTRWPSGIRQGSSFIMPEGS from the coding sequence ATGGTGCGCGAACTTTCACACTACGTCGGCGGCCAGCATGTCGCGGGCACGTCCGGTCGTTTCAGCGATGTCTTCAATCCGTGCACCGGCGAGGTTCAGGCCCGGTTGCCATTGGCCAGCAAAGCCGAAACTACCGCAGTGATCGACAATGCGGCTCAGGCGCAGCTCGGCTGGGCCGCGACCAACCCGCAGCGCCGGGCCCGGATCCTGCTCAAGTTCGTCGACCTGGTCAACGAGAATATGGACGAACTGGCCGAGCTGCTCTCCAGCGAACACGGCAAGACCTTTCCGGACGCCAAGGGCGACATCCAGCGCGGCATCGAGGTCGTGGAGTTCTGTGCTGCGGCACCGCACCTGCTCAAGGGCGAATTCTCGGACAGCGTCGGGGCCGGCATCGACGTGCACTCATTGCGCCAGCCGCTCGGCGTGGTCGCCGGGATCACCCCGTTCAATTTCCCGGCGATGATCCCGCTCTGGAAGGCCGGACCGGCGCTCGCCGCGGGCAACGCTTTCATCTTGAAGCCCTCCGAACGGGACCCCTCGGTGCCTTTGCGATTGGCCGAGTTGTTGACCGAAGCGGGCTTGCCGGACGGTGTTTTCAACGTGCTCAATGGCGACAAGGAAGCCGTGGACGGCTTGCTGGAGGATGACCGGGTGCGGGCGATCGGATTCGTCGGCTCCACCCCGATCGCGCAGAGCATCTACGCCTCCGCGGCCGCCCACGGCAAGCGGGCGCAGTGCTTCGGCGGTGCCAAGAACCACATGGTGATCATGCCGGACGCCGATCTGGACATGGTGGTCGACGCGCTGATCGGCTCGGCGTTCGGTTCTGCGGGCGAACGTTGCATGGCGATTTCGGTGGCGGTACCCGTGGGCCAGGAGACCGCCGATGCGTTGGTGGCGAAACTCCAGGAGCGGATCAAGGAGCTCAAGGTCGGTCCCAGCATGGACCCGGCGTCGGACTTCGGCCCGGTGGTCGCCCAGTCGGCCAAAGACCGGATCGAGGATTACATCCAGGTCGGCGTCGACGAGGGGGCGACGCTGCTGGCGGACGGGCGCGGTTGGACGGTCGACGGTTACCCGGGCGGATTCTGGGTGGGTCCGACGCTCTTCGACAATGTCACCACCTCGATGCGGATCTACCGCGAGGAGATCTTCGGCCCGGTGCTTTCGGTGATCCGGGCGAAGGATTACGAAGCAGCGCTGCGCTTGCCGAGCGAGCATGAGTTCGGCAACGGGGTGGCAATTTTCACCCGCGACGGCGACGCTGCCCGGGACTTCGCCAGCCGGGTGCAAGTGGGCATGGTCGGCATCAACGTGCCGATTCCGGTGCCGATCGCGTATTACACTTTCGGCGGCTGGAAGGCCTCCGGTTTCGGCGATCTGAACCAGCACGGCGCGGACGCCTTCCGGTTCTACACCAAGACCAAAACCGTGACCACCCGCTGGCCGTCGGGCATCCGGCAGGGTTCCAGCTTCATCATGCCGGAAGGCAGCTGA
- a CDS encoding enoyl-CoA hydratase/isomerase family protein translates to MTAETVDPAEPPIRFERRGHLGVVILNRPKAVNALNEPMVEAMLAQLQEWAADDSVQTVLVYGSGDRGLCAGGDVTAIFNDIPAGGLGTSNFLRTEYRLNALISNYPKPYVPFMDGLVLGGGVGISAHGNTRVVTERTRCGMPETTIGFVPDVGGTYLLSRAPGETGTHAALTGAHLSGADALFLGLADSFVPSENLPALAAALENEAAAEAVARFARPAPASELAGQQGWIDQAYASDDAGQIVRNLRELGSEFAATIESKSPTAVKVALASLRRAARLASLEEVLDQEYRVVLRFLRGTEMCEGIRAQVVDKDRNPQWNPATLAEVSAAEVESYFAPLGASDISGELNLAGKDAR, encoded by the coding sequence ATGACCGCCGAGACCGTCGATCCGGCAGAGCCGCCGATCCGGTTCGAGCGTCGCGGCCACTTGGGCGTGGTGATCCTGAACCGGCCCAAAGCGGTGAATGCGCTCAACGAGCCGATGGTCGAAGCGATGTTGGCCCAGTTGCAGGAATGGGCGGCTGATGATTCGGTGCAGACGGTCCTGGTCTACGGCAGCGGAGACCGCGGTTTGTGCGCCGGTGGCGATGTCACTGCGATCTTCAACGACATTCCGGCCGGCGGCCTGGGCACTTCGAACTTCCTGCGCACCGAATACCGGTTGAATGCGTTGATTTCGAATTATCCGAAGCCCTATGTGCCGTTCATGGACGGGCTGGTGCTGGGCGGCGGGGTCGGGATCTCGGCGCACGGCAATACCCGGGTGGTCACCGAACGCACCCGCTGCGGGATGCCGGAGACCACCATCGGATTCGTGCCCGACGTCGGCGGTACCTATCTGCTCTCCCGGGCTCCGGGGGAGACCGGGACGCACGCCGCGCTCACCGGGGCGCACCTGAGCGGGGCGGATGCATTGTTCTTGGGGCTGGCGGACAGCTTTGTGCCTTCGGAGAATCTGCCGGCTTTGGCGGCGGCCTTGGAGAACGAAGCTGCCGCCGAGGCCGTGGCCCGTTTCGCGCGTCCCGCCCCGGCCTCGGAACTGGCGGGGCAGCAGGGTTGGATCGATCAGGCGTACGCTTCCGACGACGCGGGCCAGATCGTACGCAACCTCCGCGAACTCGGTTCCGAATTCGCCGCGACGATCGAATCGAAATCGCCGACGGCGGTCAAGGTGGCGCTCGCTTCGCTGCGTCGTGCGGCCCGGTTGGCCAGCCTGGAAGAAGTGCTCGACCAGGAATACCGGGTGGTGCTCCGGTTCCTCCGCGGCACCGAAATGTGTGAAGGCATCCGGGCCCAGGTGGTGGACAAGGACCGGAACCCGCAATGGAACCCGGCCACGCTCGCCGAAGTCAGTGCGGCCGAGGTCGAGTCGTACTTCGCTCCGTTGGGCGCTTCCGACATCAGTGGCGAATTGAATCTGGCAGGGAAGGACGCACGATGA
- the mmsB gene encoding 3-hydroxyisobutyrate dehydrogenase — MKIAFLGLGHMGLPMAVNLVKAGHSVLGFDVFPAALEAATRQGVPVADSAEAAAAEAEVVLTMFPSGKHLLEAYRGGLLTAAPAGSLFLDCSTINVDEAREAAGLAVAAGHRAADAPVSGGVVGAEAGSLTFMVGASAEEFAVLQPILDVMGKRAVHCGSNGAGQAAKICNNMLLGISMIGAAEAFVLGEKLGLEHQALYDVISTASGQCWSVTTNCPVPGPVPASPANRDYQPGFAGALMSKDLGLALNAVQSTGVAAELGPLAAAIYARFAAGEGAGRDFSGIITDIRDHSN, encoded by the coding sequence ATGAAAATAGCATTCTTGGGCTTGGGCCACATGGGTTTGCCGATGGCGGTGAATCTGGTCAAGGCCGGCCATTCGGTGCTGGGCTTCGATGTGTTCCCGGCAGCCCTCGAGGCGGCCACGCGGCAGGGAGTCCCGGTTGCCGACTCGGCGGAAGCCGCTGCGGCGGAAGCCGAGGTGGTGCTGACCATGTTCCCCAGTGGGAAGCATTTGCTGGAGGCCTACCGCGGCGGATTGCTGACTGCGGCGCCGGCCGGCTCACTGTTCCTGGACTGTTCCACGATCAACGTCGACGAGGCGCGGGAAGCCGCCGGTTTGGCGGTGGCCGCGGGCCACCGTGCGGCGGATGCCCCGGTGTCCGGAGGAGTGGTCGGCGCCGAGGCCGGCAGCTTGACCTTCATGGTCGGCGCTTCGGCCGAGGAGTTCGCCGTACTGCAGCCGATCTTGGATGTGATGGGCAAACGTGCGGTGCACTGCGGTTCGAACGGTGCCGGGCAGGCGGCCAAGATCTGCAACAACATGCTTCTGGGCATTTCGATGATCGGCGCCGCCGAGGCCTTCGTCTTGGGCGAAAAACTTGGCCTGGAGCACCAGGCGCTCTACGACGTGATCTCCACCGCGTCCGGTCAATGCTGGTCGGTGACCACCAATTGTCCGGTGCCGGGGCCGGTGCCGGCCAGTCCGGCGAACCGCGACTACCAACCGGGATTCGCCGGCGCCCTGATGTCGAAGGACCTCGGCCTGGCGTTGAATGCCGTGCAGAGTACGGGTGTTGCCGCTGAGCTGGGCCCCTTAGCGGCCGCGATCTACGCCCGCTTCGCTGCCGGGGAGGGTGCCGGCCGTGATTTCTCCGGCATCATTACCGATATTCGAGACCACTCAAACTAG
- a CDS encoding phosphoribosylaminoimidazolesuccinocarboxamide synthase yields MAGFEAQALELPGWRHVYSGKVRDLYEPVSGPADRVLVVASDRISAYDFVLRTEIPDKGKILTQLSLWWFGQLEVPNHVLASSVAEGVPAEVAGRAMICRKLAMFPVECIARGYLTGSVLAEYRQSQSVAGLPLPAGLLDGSRLDEAIFTPSAKAEVGEHDENIDFAAVVAAVGSSHADALRSLTLDVYRRAEAIARERGIILADTKVEFGLDSDGVVTLGDEVLTPDSSRFWDAALWQPGKAQASFDKQYVRDWLTSAESGWDRNGELAPPALPDVVVERTRARYVEAYETLTGSTF; encoded by the coding sequence ATGGCCGGCTTCGAAGCGCAGGCGCTGGAGCTCCCGGGGTGGCGGCACGTCTATTCGGGCAAGGTGCGGGATCTCTACGAGCCGGTGTCCGGACCGGCGGACCGGGTTCTGGTGGTCGCCAGCGATCGGATCAGCGCCTACGACTTCGTTTTGCGCACCGAGATCCCGGACAAAGGGAAAATCCTGACCCAGCTGAGCCTTTGGTGGTTCGGCCAGCTGGAGGTGCCCAACCATGTGCTGGCGAGTTCAGTGGCCGAGGGGGTTCCCGCGGAGGTTGCCGGGCGGGCGATGATCTGCCGAAAGTTGGCGATGTTCCCGGTGGAATGCATCGCTCGGGGATACCTGACCGGTTCGGTACTGGCGGAGTACCGGCAGTCGCAGAGCGTCGCCGGGCTGCCGTTGCCGGCCGGATTGCTCGACGGCTCACGCCTGGACGAGGCGATTTTCACGCCCTCCGCGAAAGCCGAAGTGGGCGAGCACGATGAGAACATCGACTTCGCCGCCGTGGTCGCCGCAGTGGGTTCCAGCCATGCGGATGCGCTGCGTTCCCTGACCTTGGACGTCTACCGCCGGGCCGAGGCGATCGCCCGGGAGCGCGGCATCATCTTGGCCGACACCAAGGTGGAGTTCGGTCTCGATTCGGACGGCGTGGTCACGCTCGGCGACGAAGTGCTCACCCCGGACTCCTCGAGGTTCTGGGATGCTGCACTTTGGCAGCCCGGAAAAGCGCAGGCAAGTTTCGACAAACAGTACGTCCGGGATTGGCTCACTTCTGCCGAATCGGGCTGGGACCGCAATGGCGAGCTGGCCCCACCGGCCTTGCCCGACGTCGTCGTCGAACGGACCAGGGCGCGCTACGTCGAGGCCTACGAGACGTTGACCGGCTCAACCTTCTGA
- the purD gene encoding phosphoribosylamine--glycine ligase — protein sequence MKVLVIGAGGREHAIVRSLLSDPYVHEVHAAPGNAGIALLVPTHAIDANDPAAVTALAAKLDVDLVVVGPEAPLVAGVSDALRERGIPVFGPSRAAAALEGSKAFAKQIMASAGVPTAMAKVAADLEEAAEALDTFGAPYVVKDDGLAAGKGVVVTSDRAEALAHAQACFEAGGTVVIEEFLDGPEASLFVISDGTDVVPLAPAQDFKRIFDQDEGPNTGGMGAYSPLEWAPAGLVQEVIDRVAQPTIDEMAHRGTPFAGVLYCGLALTSRGTKVIEFNARFGDPETQAVLARLRTPLGGLLLAAAKGQLADVEPLRWTEESAVAVVVAAENYPGTPRTGDRIRGLKKANAIEGVHVLHAGTASDDEGKVVSAGGRVLAVVGLGEDLVEARERAYEGVGLIQLPGSQHRQDIAAKAARNLIAVPAARSNAGSSTEAGA from the coding sequence GTGAAGGTACTCGTCATCGGCGCCGGCGGCCGCGAACATGCCATTGTCCGCTCATTGCTCTCCGACCCCTACGTCCACGAGGTCCATGCTGCCCCCGGCAACGCCGGAATCGCGCTGCTGGTGCCCACCCATGCGATCGATGCCAACGACCCCGCTGCGGTGACCGCGCTCGCGGCGAAACTCGACGTCGATCTGGTGGTGGTCGGGCCCGAGGCGCCTTTGGTCGCGGGAGTCTCCGATGCCCTGCGGGAGCGCGGCATCCCGGTCTTCGGGCCGAGCCGTGCGGCAGCGGCTTTGGAGGGTTCCAAGGCCTTCGCGAAACAGATCATGGCCAGCGCCGGGGTGCCGACCGCGATGGCCAAAGTCGCCGCCGACCTCGAAGAGGCGGCCGAGGCGTTGGATACGTTCGGCGCGCCGTACGTGGTGAAGGACGACGGACTCGCTGCCGGCAAAGGCGTGGTGGTCACCAGCGATCGGGCCGAGGCCTTGGCGCACGCGCAGGCCTGCTTCGAAGCCGGCGGCACCGTGGTGATCGAGGAATTCCTGGATGGACCCGAAGCTTCGCTCTTCGTGATTTCCGACGGTACCGATGTGGTTCCGCTGGCCCCGGCCCAGGACTTCAAACGGATCTTCGACCAAGATGAAGGCCCCAATACCGGTGGCATGGGCGCATACTCGCCGTTGGAGTGGGCCCCGGCGGGATTGGTCCAGGAGGTCATCGACCGGGTGGCGCAGCCGACCATCGATGAAATGGCGCACCGCGGCACGCCGTTCGCCGGAGTACTTTATTGCGGGCTCGCGCTGACCTCACGCGGTACCAAGGTGATCGAATTCAACGCCCGGTTCGGCGATCCGGAAACCCAGGCGGTTCTGGCGCGGTTGCGGACGCCGCTGGGCGGGCTGCTGCTGGCGGCCGCGAAAGGGCAGTTGGCCGACGTCGAACCTCTGCGTTGGACTGAGGAAAGCGCGGTCGCAGTGGTGGTCGCCGCGGAGAACTATCCGGGCACGCCGCGTACCGGAGACCGGATCCGTGGGCTGAAAAAGGCCAACGCGATCGAGGGTGTGCATGTGCTGCACGCCGGTACCGCGAGCGACGACGAAGGCAAAGTGGTCAGTGCCGGCGGCCGGGTGCTCGCCGTGGTCGGTTTGGGCGAAGACCTGGTCGAGGCCCGGGAACGCGCTTACGAGGGCGTCGGGTTGATCCAGCTTCCAGGCTCGCAGCACCGGCAGGACATCGCAGCGAAGGCGGCCCGGAATCTGATTGCGGTTCCGGCGGCCCGGAGCAATGCGGGTTCGTCCACCGAGGCGGGTGCCTGA
- a CDS encoding helix-turn-helix domain-containing protein → MHDFSQPVIALATFELEAGNKFDEHVHDVDQLAWVREGVLMVTVGSRHWMLPPSLALWIPAGTWHTTTSVRSGTMQGIYLNPRVSAVQWKEPTVVSVPTLLREMINYLGADLAEEPRKRAEALMPDLLQPVSTFTIELPMPSDSRAIAIAESLLANPADPRDLAAWGLTVGASTRTLSRIFADETGSGFGQWRTALRLRAALAHLAEGAAVSQVATRVGYSSTSAFIAAFRKIAGQTPGAYFAQLSPQPESA, encoded by the coding sequence ATGCATGATTTCAGCCAACCGGTGATCGCCCTGGCGACCTTCGAGCTCGAAGCGGGCAACAAATTCGACGAGCACGTCCACGACGTCGACCAGCTGGCCTGGGTCCGCGAGGGCGTGCTCATGGTGACCGTCGGCAGCCGGCATTGGATGCTGCCGCCCAGTTTGGCGCTGTGGATTCCGGCCGGGACCTGGCACACCACCACCTCGGTGCGCAGCGGGACCATGCAGGGGATCTACTTGAACCCAAGGGTTTCCGCGGTGCAGTGGAAGGAACCCACGGTGGTGAGCGTCCCGACCCTGCTCCGGGAAATGATCAACTACCTCGGTGCCGACTTGGCCGAGGAGCCGCGCAAGCGCGCCGAAGCCTTGATGCCGGATTTGCTGCAACCGGTGAGCACTTTCACGATCGAACTGCCGATGCCCTCGGATTCCCGCGCGATCGCGATTGCCGAGAGCCTGCTCGCGAACCCGGCCGATCCCCGCGACCTGGCCGCCTGGGGGCTTACTGTGGGCGCGAGCACCCGGACCCTCTCCCGGATTTTCGCAGACGAAACCGGTTCCGGATTCGGCCAGTGGCGCACCGCGCTGCGGCTGCGGGCGGCCCTGGCGCATTTGGCCGAAGGCGCTGCGGTGAGCCAAGTCGCCACCCGGGTGGGCTACTCCTCGACCAGCGCATTCATCGCAGCCTTCCGGAAAATTGCCGGCCAGACGCCCGGTGCATACTTCGCGCAGCTGAGCCCACAGCCGGAATCTGCCTGA
- a CDS encoding M23 family metallopeptidase: MRRATTKKFVRSTLATLIAVTAIGGGIAASAAPTMAATPLYLPFPAAETYQVAQIDPDGAVDLTLPSGTSVMSSAAGIVLEAGPSANPAEGIAVVVDIGNNACLQYLDLGGVAMSPGEVVYQSQRVGAAGGNATTLAGSTLHWNTVSCSTRQPLGSLTVAEYPEGVSAGQWVTSQNRREQ; this comes from the coding sequence TTGAGAAGAGCTACCACCAAGAAATTCGTCCGAAGCACGCTAGCCACGCTCATCGCCGTTACCGCAATCGGCGGCGGCATCGCCGCCTCGGCCGCACCGACCATGGCAGCCACCCCGCTCTATTTGCCTTTCCCGGCCGCCGAAACATACCAAGTCGCCCAGATTGACCCCGATGGAGCAGTGGATCTGACGCTGCCCAGCGGGACCTCGGTCATGTCCTCGGCCGCCGGAATCGTGCTCGAAGCCGGGCCGTCCGCGAACCCGGCGGAAGGCATCGCCGTCGTCGTCGACATCGGAAACAATGCCTGCCTGCAATACCTAGACCTCGGCGGAGTCGCCATGTCGCCCGGCGAAGTGGTCTACCAGAGCCAGCGGGTCGGAGCAGCCGGTGGAAATGCGACGACCCTGGCCGGTTCGACCCTGCATTGGAACACCGTGAGCTGCAGCACGCGGCAACCCCTCGGTTCGCTCACCGTGGCCGAGTACCCGGAAGGCGTATCCGCCGGCCAATGGGTGACCAGCCAAAACCGGCGCGAGCAGTAA
- a CDS encoding LssY C-terminal domain-containing protein, whose translation MEAQERRRWSVNLLVDNLFFIFSGVASVWLALLVLGESFTGGWTRVWYVVPFWLVLAYVALPRLHRILTSIYVPDYFIGRSRTADGLLGDPINLAVCGSQEQLESSMVAAGWTKADEITLLSSWRIIVSTLTRRSYHEAPVSTLTLFGRQQDFAYQQEVEDSPAKRHHVRFWRCPEGWLLPGGHHADWLAAGTFDKSVGLSLFTFQITHKIDEHIDKERDHIIDTLARVTPGIRVEVIKDFSTGYHSRNGGGDAIKTDGDLPIVYLDAVPVTKPAVTDEETAEIPGTEVAVPILERPLPTMFGAFFGLFSAITTIIWGMLFLTSSLSSEILQGEAGSPAELALLVEGVTAVVVTLLGLIALVQLVLAVFVWTGHNWARITLMAVTSLSTVIAFITAFQDGTRITLSADLLNTNLLTITLQILTVLALSSSKARAYARRRRA comes from the coding sequence ATGGAAGCCCAGGAAAGGCGGCGGTGGTCGGTCAACCTCCTGGTCGACAACCTGTTCTTCATCTTCAGCGGAGTCGCTTCGGTGTGGCTTGCGTTGCTGGTGCTCGGCGAGAGCTTCACCGGGGGCTGGACCCGGGTCTGGTACGTGGTGCCGTTCTGGTTGGTGCTGGCCTATGTCGCTTTGCCCCGGTTGCACCGGATTCTGACCAGCATCTACGTTCCGGATTACTTCATCGGACGTTCCCGTACGGCGGACGGACTGCTGGGCGACCCGATCAACCTCGCGGTCTGCGGCTCCCAGGAGCAACTGGAATCCTCGATGGTCGCCGCCGGTTGGACCAAAGCGGACGAGATCACCCTGCTCAGCAGCTGGCGGATCATCGTCTCCACACTGACCCGGCGCAGCTATCATGAAGCCCCGGTGAGCACGCTGACCCTCTTCGGCCGACAACAGGATTTCGCCTATCAGCAAGAGGTCGAAGACAGCCCGGCGAAGCGCCACCACGTGCGCTTCTGGCGTTGTCCGGAAGGCTGGCTGCTGCCCGGCGGGCACCACGCCGATTGGCTCGCCGCCGGAACTTTCGACAAGAGCGTCGGACTGTCCCTGTTCACTTTCCAGATCACGCACAAAATCGACGAACACATCGACAAAGAACGCGATCACATCATCGACACCTTGGCCCGGGTCACCCCCGGCATCCGGGTCGAGGTGATCAAGGACTTCTCCACCGGCTACCACTCCCGCAACGGCGGCGGGGACGCGATCAAAACCGACGGCGACCTGCCGATCGTCTATTTGGATGCGGTCCCGGTGACCAAACCGGCGGTGACCGATGAAGAAACTGCGGAAATCCCCGGGACCGAGGTGGCCGTGCCAATCCTGGAACGGCCGCTGCCGACGATGTTCGGGGCGTTCTTCGGCTTGTTCTCCGCGATCACCACGATCATCTGGGGCATGCTGTTCCTGACCTCGAGTCTGAGCAGCGAAATCCTCCAGGGCGAAGCCGGCAGCCCGGCTGAACTGGCTTTGCTGGTCGAGGGGGTGACCGCGGTAGTCGTGACCTTGCTCGGGTTGATCGCACTGGTCCAGCTGGTCCTGGCGGTGTTCGTCTGGACCGGGCACAATTGGGCGCGGATCACCTTGATGGCGGTGACCTCGCTGTCGACCGTGATCGCCTTCATCACCGCGTTCCAGGACGGCACCAGGATCACCTTGAGTGCGGACCTGCTGAACACCAACCTGCTCACGATCACCCTGCAGATCCTCACCGTCCTGGCTTTGTCCAGCTCGAAGGCCCGGGCTTATGCGCGACGCCGGCGGGCTTGA
- a CDS encoding enoyl-CoA hydratase — MTESITSEPNVLIEKRGRVTLLTLNRPHALNALNEATMNDLVAAATAADADPEVGAVVITGSAKAFAAGADIKEMAAKDYMEMYSSDWFRNWENLTRLRIPMIAAVSGFALGGGCELAMMCDFIIAGDNAKFGQPEINLGVLPGMGGSQRLTRAVGKAKAMDMILTGRMMNAEEAERSGLVARIVPADDVVEEAVQAAEVIASKSKPVAMIAKEAVNAAFETGLVQGVLFERRLFHSVFATEDQKEGMAAFVDKRTPEFKNR, encoded by the coding sequence ATGACCGAATCAATCACATCCGAACCCAATGTGCTGATCGAAAAGCGCGGTCGGGTGACCTTGCTGACGCTCAACCGGCCGCATGCGCTCAATGCGCTCAATGAAGCCACCATGAACGACCTGGTGGCCGCTGCCACCGCAGCGGACGCCGACCCGGAAGTGGGCGCCGTGGTGATCACCGGCTCGGCAAAGGCCTTCGCCGCGGGCGCCGACATCAAGGAGATGGCAGCCAAGGATTACATGGAAATGTACTCCTCGGACTGGTTCCGGAACTGGGAGAATCTCACCCGGCTGCGGATCCCGATGATTGCTGCGGTTTCCGGCTTCGCGCTGGGCGGCGGCTGCGAATTGGCGATGATGTGCGACTTCATCATCGCCGGTGATAACGCCAAATTCGGCCAGCCGGAAATCAATCTCGGTGTGCTGCCCGGCATGGGCGGTTCCCAGCGATTGACCCGTGCGGTGGGCAAGGCCAAGGCAATGGACATGATCCTCACCGGCCGGATGATGAACGCCGAAGAAGCCGAGCGTTCAGGTCTGGTAGCGCGCATTGTGCCCGCGGACGACGTCGTCGAAGAGGCGGTGCAGGCCGCCGAGGTGATCGCGTCGAAGTCCAAGCCGGTGGCGATGATCGCCAAAGAAGCGGTCAATGCGGCTTTCGAGACCGGCCTGGTGCAGGGTGTGCTCTTCGAGCGTCGGTTGTTCCATTCGGTGTTCGCGACCGAAGATCAAAAAGAGGGCATGGCGGCGTTCGTCGACAAACGCACGCCGGAGTTCAAAAACCGCTGA
- a CDS encoding MarR family winged helix-turn-helix transcriptional regulator, producing MNHPLSRDPIAEAQRNWERQGWEPTAAPMAAITAIMRTQQILLLRIENVLKPFGLKFARYELLALLGFSKLGKLPMNKASALLQVHPTSVTNAVDRLEESGFVLRSPHPTDGRATLIELTPAGRSVVKRATAALNEEIFSQSGFGTDDVHTLIDVLGRFRSHSGDF from the coding sequence ATGAACCACCCGCTGTCCAGGGATCCGATCGCCGAAGCGCAGCGCAATTGGGAACGGCAGGGCTGGGAACCGACCGCGGCACCGATGGCTGCGATCACCGCGATTATGCGGACCCAGCAGATCCTGCTGTTGCGGATCGAAAACGTGTTGAAGCCGTTCGGACTCAAATTCGCCCGCTACGAACTGCTGGCGCTGCTCGGCTTTTCCAAGCTCGGCAAGCTGCCGATGAACAAGGCCAGCGCGCTGCTCCAGGTGCACCCGACCTCGGTGACCAACGCCGTCGACCGGTTGGAGGAGTCCGGATTCGTGCTGCGCTCACCGCATCCGACCGATGGCCGGGCCACGCTGATCGAACTCACGCCCGCAGGGCGCAGCGTGGTGAAACGCGCGACGGCGGCGCTCAATGAGGAGATCTTCAGCCAGTCCGGTTTCGGCACCGACGACGTGCACACCCTGATCGATGTGCTGGGCCGGTTCCGCTCGCATTCCGGCGACTTCTAA